In the genome of Apodemus sylvaticus chromosome 2, mApoSyl1.1, whole genome shotgun sequence, one region contains:
- the Noto gene encoding homeobox protein notochord, whose translation MSSPVPQPGPSGSQVQPGGLGPCPGAVSPVAPRRLAPGCLESSFSVEAILARPKTRELAATSLPFSTCASLNVGSVSQYGVLPWVCPTGTWLPAYLSVGIYPLCSTFCVPGLNGTHLCQQGLRLTGSELPCCLGPLKWAPTVGLQDHGAERHQKRVRTIFNLQQLQELEKVFAKQHNLVGKERAQLAARLHLTENQVRIWFQNRRVKYQKQQKLKSPSSSATEEPSSSSEGSNQKEDAGRAY comes from the exons ATGTCCAGCCCAGTGCCCCAGCCTGGTCCCTCAGGCTCTCAGGTCCAGCCTGGGGGCTTGGGCCCCTGTCCCGGGGCTGTTTCCCCAGTAGCCCCGCGCCGCCTAGCTCCGGGATGCCTGGAGTCCTCCTTCTCTGTCGAGGCCATCCTGGCAAGACCCAAGACTCGAGAGCTGGCTGCCACTTCTCTGCCGTTCTCTACCTGCGCCAGTCTGAACGTCGGTTCGGTGTCGCAATACGGGGTCCTGCCCTGGGTGTGCCCCACAGGGACTTGGCTGCCTGCCTACCTGAGCGTGGGCATCTACCCGCTGTGCTCCACGTTCTGCGTGCCGGGACTGAATGGGACTCACCTCTGCCAGCAGGGCCTCAGGCTCACAG GATCAGAGCTACCTTGTTGTCTAGGCCCTCTGAAATGGGCACCCACCGTGGGCCTTCAGGACCACGGTGCTGAGAGACACCAAAAGAGGGTCCGCACAATATTTAACTTGCAGCAGCTGCAGGAGTTGGAGAAGGTCTTTGCAAAGCAGCACAACCTGGTGGGAAAGGAGAGAGCCCAGCTGGCTGCCAGGCTGCACTTGACGGAGAACCAG GTGCGGATCTGGTTCCAAAATCGCAGGGTGAAGTATCAGAAGCAGCAAAAACTGAAATCGCCTTCCTCCTCTGCCACAGAGGAGCCGTCCAGCAGCTCAGAAGGCAGCAACCAGAAGGAAGATGCTGGCCGGgcg TATTGA